From Xyrauchen texanus isolate HMW12.3.18 chromosome 36, RBS_HiC_50CHRs, whole genome shotgun sequence, one genomic window encodes:
- the LOC127630244 gene encoding green-sensitive opsin-3-like, producing MSENMAGVHGFEGNNFYIPLNNRTGLVRDPFLYQQYYLADPWQFRLLAVYMFLLICTGFPINGLTLLVTAQHKKLRQPLNFILVNLALAGMIMVLFGFTITITSAVNGYFILGPMACAIEGFMATLGGEVALWSLVVLAIERYVVVCKPMGSFKFSSGHAMAGISFTWFMAMACAAPPLVGWSRYIPEGLQCSCGPDYYTLNPAYNNESYVIYMFVVHFIIPVTVIFFTYGRLVCTVKAAAAQQQDSASTQKAEKEVTRMVILMVVGFLVAWTPYASVAAWIFFNKGAPFTAQFMAIPAFFSKSSSIFNPIIYVLLNKQFRSCMLTTLFCGKNPMGDEESSVSTSKTEVSSVSPA from the exons ATGTCTGAAAACATGGCTGGGGTTCATGGCTTTGAGGGCAACAACTTCTATATCCCTTTGAATAACCGCACAGGGCTGGTACGGGACCCTTTCCTGTACCAGCAGTACTATCTGGCAGACCCATGGCAGTTCAGGCTTCTAGCTGTCTACATGTTCCTACTCATCTGTACGGGCTTTCCCATCAATGGTTTGACACTTTTGGTAACGGCACAACACAAGAAGCTTCGGCAGCCGCTGAACTTCATCCTAGTAAATCTGGCGCTTGCTGGGATGATCATGGTCTTGTTTGGCTTCACCATCACCATCACTTCAGCTGTAAATGGCTACTTCATCCTTGGGCCAATGGCATGTGCCATTGAAGGCTTTATGGCAACACTTGGAG GTGAAGTAGCACTCTGGTCTCTGGTGGTGCTGGCCATTGAAAGGTACGTTGTGGTCTGTAAACCTATGGGGAGCTTCAAATTCAGTTCAGGACATGCTATGGCTGGAATTAGCTTCACTTGGTTTATGGCCATGGCTTGTGCTGCTCCACCACTTGTTGGCTGGTCCAG ATACATTCCTGAGGGTCTACAGTGCTCGTGTGGGCCAGATTACTACACACTTAACCCTGCGTACAACAATGAGTCTTACGTGATCTACATGTTTGTTGTCCACTTTATAATTCCTGTCACTGTCATCTTCTTTACTTATGGACGGCTTGTATGCACTGTTAAAGCA GCCGCAGCACAACAACAAGATTCAGCCTCCACCCAGAAGGCTGAGAAGGAAGTGACACGTATGGTCATTTTAATGGTGGTGGGCTTCCTGGTGGCCTGGACGCCATATGCCAGTGTTGCTGCTTGGATCTTTTTCAACAAAGGAGCCCCTTTTACTGCCCAGTTCATGGCTATTCCTGCTTTCTTCTCTAAGAGCTCATCTATCTTTAATCCTATCATCTATGTGCTGCTAAACAAACAG TTCCGCAGTTGCATGCTAACCACTCTGTTCTGTGGTAAAAACCCCATGGGAGATGAGGAGTCTTCGGTGTCCACCAGCAAGACAGAGGTGTCCTCTGTGTCTCCTGCATAA